In Candidatus Nitronauta litoralis, one DNA window encodes the following:
- a CDS encoding sel1 repeat family protein, with amino-acid sequence MKETPTFEKAIEEAQSESPDIVKMLILLNQSVAEGDPRAAYTLGSWYLQGQNVDKDVEKAIPLLNQAAEDGVLEALFDLAVCYEQGVGMDQNPRLAFEHYLRAALGGDPEAVHEVGRCYFYGVGVPEDKALAEIWLEHTEGDDMEEGPGDGKEG; translated from the coding sequence ATGAAAGAAACGCCAACGTTTGAAAAAGCTATTGAGGAAGCCCAGTCCGAATCTCCGGATATCGTGAAAATGTTGATCCTGTTGAATCAGTCCGTGGCGGAAGGCGATCCCCGTGCGGCCTACACACTCGGTTCCTGGTACCTGCAGGGACAGAACGTGGACAAGGATGTGGAGAAAGCTATTCCTTTGTTAAATCAAGCGGCAGAGGATGGCGTGCTGGAAGCGCTGTTTGACCTTGCGGTTTGCTACGAGCAGGGTGTCGGCATGGATCAAAACCCGCGTCTGGCGTTCGAACATTATTTAAGAGCCGCTCTGGGGGGAGATCCCGAAGCTGTGCATGAAGTAGGACGTTGTTATTTTTACGGAGTGGGTGTCCCCGAAGACAAAGCCCTCGCCGAAATCTGGCTCGAACATACAGAGGGTGATGATATGGAAGAGGGCCCAGGTGATGGTAAAGAGGGATGA
- a CDS encoding PHP domain-containing protein codes for MPRRPFEIHMHSTFSDGEFHPRDLVDIAKKQGVGILSLTDHDTFSGLPSFLEAAREKQVEAFPGIEITVAYRDFNLHLLSYFKDLESIQPELWTRVEEMRQQRIDRMHELIARINEVIPDRFRGTIKFENVERASEGVLARPHLAAEMERLGIVKDRREAFDLYLVKYNVEKDNLSAQEALEMVRRSNGIPVIAHPGERTYSLVNPQKGRMPEHAPAMVEELKGYGLMGLECVYPYHEKTGQVDFFKNLAKSFGMIITGSRDFHGSPTNQKRNLMGTTQMEPDWLDQFRLAWG; via the coding sequence ATGCCTCGTAGACCCTTTGAAATTCACATGCATTCTACGTTTTCGGATGGAGAATTTCATCCACGCGACCTGGTTGATATTGCCAAAAAGCAGGGAGTCGGAATTTTATCTCTTACTGATCACGACACGTTTTCCGGTCTGCCATCTTTTCTTGAGGCTGCCAGGGAAAAACAGGTTGAAGCGTTTCCCGGGATAGAAATCACCGTAGCCTATCGGGACTTTAACCTTCACCTGTTGAGTTACTTCAAGGATCTGGAATCGATTCAACCGGAACTCTGGACCCGTGTAGAAGAAATGCGTCAGCAAAGGATCGATCGTATGCATGAATTGATCGCTCGGATTAATGAAGTGATCCCGGACCGTTTTCGTGGCACCATCAAATTTGAAAACGTAGAGCGGGCATCAGAGGGGGTGCTGGCCCGACCTCACCTTGCGGCGGAGATGGAAAGGTTGGGGATTGTGAAAGACAGAAGGGAAGCGTTTGATCTTTATCTCGTCAAATACAACGTCGAAAAAGACAACCTTTCTGCTCAGGAAGCATTGGAGATGGTACGTCGGAGTAATGGTATCCCGGTGATTGCCCATCCAGGGGAACGAACCTATTCTCTGGTGAACCCGCAGAAAGGGCGTATGCCGGAACACGCACCTGCCATGGTGGAAGAGTTGAAAGGGTATGGCCTGATGGGGCTCGAATGTGTCTACCCCTATCACGAAAAAACCGGCCAGGTTGATTTTTTCAAGAACCTTGCAAAATCATTCGGTATGATAATAACCGGAAGCCGCGACTTTCACGGTTCCCCGACCAATCAAAAAAGGAATTTGATGGGGACCACCCAGATGGAACCCGACTGGCTCGACCAGTTTCGCCTGGCCTGGGGATAA
- the ruvB gene encoding Holliday junction branch migration DNA helicase RuvB, with protein sequence MTTDRELDPNSEPDEIQVETSLRPAGFDEYIGQDGVKNNLAISIEAARMRSEALDHSLFYGPPGLGKTTLAHIIAKEMQGQIKTTSGPVIERAGDLAALLTNLEKGDLLFIDEIHRLPKQVEEILYPAMEDFQLDIMIGQGPGARSVKLDLPPFTLIGATTRAGLLTSPLRDRFGIVHRLDFYNADDLQQILSRSAGILKIAMNPDGCQEIARRSRGTPRIANRLLRRVRDYAQVKGDGVITKEIAEKALSLMEVDPKGLDKMDHKLLTTLIDKFRGGPVGVESLAASIHEERDTIEDVLEPYLLQCGFINRTPRGRVATALAFEHFGKIPPQQGQQDKMF encoded by the coding sequence ATGACCACCGACCGCGAACTCGATCCGAATTCAGAGCCCGATGAAATACAGGTGGAGACCAGTCTGCGTCCAGCGGGTTTCGATGAGTACATCGGCCAGGATGGAGTAAAAAACAATCTCGCCATCTCCATAGAAGCGGCGCGTATGCGTTCCGAAGCGCTCGACCATTCCCTCTTTTACGGACCACCTGGTCTAGGCAAAACAACACTGGCGCATATCATCGCGAAAGAAATGCAGGGGCAGATTAAAACCACATCGGGCCCGGTGATTGAACGGGCGGGAGACCTTGCGGCCCTGCTCACCAACCTTGAAAAAGGCGACCTGTTATTCATCGACGAAATTCATCGCCTGCCCAAACAGGTGGAGGAAATTCTTTATCCGGCGATGGAGGACTTTCAACTCGACATCATGATCGGCCAGGGACCCGGCGCACGTTCGGTGAAACTCGACCTGCCGCCGTTCACGTTGATTGGGGCGACAACGCGGGCGGGACTCCTCACCTCCCCCTTGCGCGACCGGTTCGGAATTGTGCATCGACTGGACTTTTACAATGCGGATGACCTGCAACAGATATTAAGTCGGTCGGCGGGTATTCTGAAAATTGCTATGAACCCTGACGGGTGCCAGGAAATCGCAAGACGATCCCGAGGCACACCACGCATTGCGAACCGACTGCTGAGGCGGGTACGGGATTACGCGCAGGTCAAGGGCGATGGCGTTATCACCAAAGAAATTGCGGAGAAGGCGCTGTCGCTGATGGAAGTTGATCCAAAAGGACTCGACAAAATGGATCACAAACTGCTGACCACATTGATTGATAAGTTTCGTGGCGGACCGGTCGGGGTGGAATCACTGGCGGCATCTATTCACGAAGAGCGGGATACCATTGAGGACGTGCTGGAACCCTACCTGTTGCAATGCGGCTTTATTAACCGCACCCCACGTGGGCGCGTGGCCACAGCCCTGGCCTTCGAACATTTCGGCAAAATCCCGCCCCAACAAGGCCAGCAGGACAAGATGTTTTAA